A window of Anaerosoma tenue contains these coding sequences:
- a CDS encoding V-type ATP synthase subunit E translates to MAIADIITRIEDDARAEADAIISAARERADAVRERARLDAEREAERIVERTLTQAKVEADTLLANARLAARDSLLAAKKDLAERALAEAGHRLEDLPDDEYVALIAREVAEVAVPGQRIRVSAADEQRLRTLGALLRDAGIDVTVEGTSPDIERGVCVEGDGVRVDVSAASYIAEHRADLLHVAVRTLFAGEDR, encoded by the coding sequence GTGGCGATCGCTGACATCATCACCCGCATAGAGGACGATGCGCGCGCCGAGGCGGACGCGATCATCTCGGCTGCGCGGGAGCGTGCCGACGCGGTGCGAGAGCGAGCGCGTCTCGACGCGGAACGCGAGGCCGAGAGGATCGTGGAGCGCACGCTGACGCAGGCGAAGGTAGAGGCCGACACCCTCCTCGCCAATGCGCGGCTTGCGGCCCGCGACTCGCTTCTGGCCGCCAAGAAGGACCTGGCCGAGAGGGCTCTCGCCGAGGCTGGACACAGACTCGAGGACCTCCCTGACGACGAGTACGTCGCGCTCATCGCGCGTGAGGTGGCCGAGGTCGCCGTACCCGGGCAGCGGATCCGCGTGAGCGCCGCCGACGAGCAGCGCCTCCGGACGCTCGGCGCGCTGCTGCGGGACGCTGGCATCGATGTGACAGTGGAAGGCACGTCGCCAGACATCGAGCGGGGTGTGTGCGTTGAGGGCGACGGCGTACGGGTGGACGTTTCCGCCGCGTCGTACATCGCCGAGCACCGTGCCGACCTGCTGCACGTGGCCGTGCGCACCCTGTTCGCCGGGGAGGACCGGTAA
- a CDS encoding V-type ATP synthase subunit K, with translation MSDLFWGISGINWALFGGGVAAVLGGVGSAIGITIASATVSGIVTEDGEKFGKLLPLAAMPSTQGIYGFIAAVLVLIFFNILGGESTLTGPQGFAVFLACLPVAFLGMFTGIYQGKTGAAAAGIVARRSEDSGKALIFPALVETYAVFALIVTVLMMTALQATFGG, from the coding sequence GTGAGCGACCTCTTCTGGGGCATCTCGGGCATCAACTGGGCGCTGTTCGGTGGTGGTGTTGCGGCGGTGCTCGGGGGTGTGGGCTCCGCGATCGGCATCACCATCGCGTCTGCCACCGTATCAGGCATCGTGACCGAGGACGGCGAGAAGTTCGGCAAGCTCTTGCCGCTCGCGGCGATGCCGAGCACGCAGGGCATCTACGGGTTCATCGCGGCGGTGCTCGTGCTGATCTTCTTCAACATCCTCGGCGGTGAGTCGACGCTGACCGGGCCGCAGGGCTTCGCGGTGTTCCTGGCGTGCCTGCCGGTGGCGTTCCTTGGCATGTTCACCGGCATCTATCAGGGTAAGACGGGCGCCGCGGCTGCTGGCATCGTGGCGCGCAGGAGCGAGGACTCGGGCAAGGCGCTGATCTTCCCGGCGCTGGTCGAGACCTACGCGGTCTTCGCTCTCATCGTGACAGTGCTGATGATGACCGCGCTGCAGGCGACCTTCGGCGGATAG